A window of the Lolium perenne isolate Kyuss_39 chromosome 7, Kyuss_2.0, whole genome shotgun sequence genome harbors these coding sequences:
- the LOC127301709 gene encoding uncharacterized protein isoform X3: protein MIHEEPHPRCPVPGPQLLPSPRRPSLRLDQQGHRLQRTHFLPHNFISTGLVWEEPVVMMYNNSVGEEPFGILILTESFTKSIKGCQILKP from the exons ATGATACATGAAGAACCACATCCTCGATGTCCTGTTCCAGGTCCACAGCTACTGCCTTCCCCAAGAAGGCCATCTTTGAGGCTAGATCAGCAAG GTCACCGTCTACAGAGGACTCATTTTTTGCCTCACAATTTCATTTCTACAG GCTTAGTATGGGAGGAACCTGTGGTTATGATGTATAATAATTCTG TTGGTGAAGAACCGTTTGGGATCCTCATTTTAACTGAAAGTTTCACTAAATCCATTAAAGGCTGTCAG ATATTGAAGCCCTAG
- the LOC127301709 gene encoding uncharacterized protein isoform X2 — protein sequence MIHEEPHPRCPVPGPQLLPSPRRPSLRLDQQGHRLQRTHFLPHNFISTGLVWEEPVVMMYNNSVGEEPFGILILTESFTKSIKGCQNFRPC from the exons ATGATACATGAAGAACCACATCCTCGATGTCCTGTTCCAGGTCCACAGCTACTGCCTTCCCCAAGAAGGCCATCTTTGAGGCTAGATCAGCAAG GTCACCGTCTACAGAGGACTCATTTTTTGCCTCACAATTTCATTTCTACAG GCTTAGTATGGGAGGAACCTGTGGTTATGATGTATAATAATTCTG TTGGTGAAGAACCGTTTGGGATCCTCATTTTAACTGAAAGTTTCACTAAATCCATTAAAGGCTGTCAG AATTTTCGACCTTGTTAA
- the LOC127301709 gene encoding uncharacterized protein isoform X1: MIHEEPHPRCPVPGPQLLPSPRRPSLRLDQQGHRLQRTHFLPHNFISTGLVWEEPVVMMYNNSVGEEPFGILILTESFTKSIKGCQREIRIVSRLNMAPEVQGVLTAAVLAVHLLEAKP, translated from the exons ATGATACATGAAGAACCACATCCTCGATGTCCTGTTCCAGGTCCACAGCTACTGCCTTCCCCAAGAAGGCCATCTTTGAGGCTAGATCAGCAAG GTCACCGTCTACAGAGGACTCATTTTTTGCCTCACAATTTCATTTCTACAG GCTTAGTATGGGAGGAACCTGTGGTTATGATGTATAATAATTCTG TTGGTGAAGAACCGTTTGGGATCCTCATTTTAACTGAAAGTTTCACTAAATCCATTAAAGGCTGTCAG agagaaattAGGATTGTGTCCCGGTTAAACATGGCTCCTGAGGTGCAAGGCGTACTAACTGCTGCAGTTTTGGCGGTCCATCTTCTCGAAGCAAAGCCATAG